One Stigmatopora nigra isolate UIUO_SnigA chromosome 1, RoL_Snig_1.1, whole genome shotgun sequence DNA segment encodes these proteins:
- the wdr46 gene encoding WD repeat-containing protein 46: MAAAEKEVVKNSHVVKRKKPITRYWHETEDKSTDGKQRAVSGKKPQNPAKWRKISHDEISGMHKNEDRITDGKQRAVSGKKPQNHAKWKRTSHEKLISGPGSRFRHKRGDKIRDGKQGAFAGRKPQKPVEWRKQSREEEFISGNRNAFWGSAPVPEATLQKYTRKGKTDETINKNHIRLVEVMERADKASEMAATQAARFDLLLPEEAGFIEGDEDEDTCTISQQDIADAVDISSGTKHFDLNLSQFGPYRLDYNKTGRHLLLGGKRGHLACVDWQSKKLMCEINVMETITDVRWLHTETMFAVAQKKWLYIYDSNGIELHCIRKFNDVLRMQFLPYHFLLATASATGFLQYLDVSVGKEVTAICTKAGRLDVMCQNPYNAIIHLGHPNGTVTLWSPSQKESFVKMLCHHGGVRSIAVDKTGTYMVTSGMDKKLKVFDVRTFRPINSYFLPSGASCLSLSQRGLLSAATGDVVQVYKDVWKSQVVKPYLAHRVQAAAWGLQFCPFEDVLGVGHGKGFTSMLVPGAGEPNFDALDSNPYRTAKQRQEWEVKALLEKIHPELITLDPTELGKVDLATLEQRHKDRVEALGYDPLAREKFVPRNKKKGRSSAGNLERRKMKVADTDLRDIIVQSMEDKKKIEHERKAKETKTELLASQRSALDRFKKK; the protein is encoded by the exons ATGGCTGCTGCCGAAAAGGAGGTGGTAAAGAACTCACACGTGGTGAAAAGGAAAAAG CCTATAACTCGTTACTGGCACGAGACTGAAGACAAAAGCACAGATGGAAAACAACGTGCTGTTTCTGGTAAAAAGCCACAGAATCCTGCAAAATGGAGGAAGATATCTCATGACGAGATCTCTGGG ATGCACAAGAATGAAGACAGAATCACAGATGGAAAACAACGTGCTGTTTCTGGTAAAAAGCCACAGAACCATGCAAAATGGAAGAGGACATCTCACGAAAAGTTGATCTCTGGG CCTGGAAGTCGTTTCCGACACAAGCGTGGAGACAAAATCAGAGATGGAAAACAAGGTGCTTTTGCTGGTAGAAAGCCACAGAAACCTGTAGAATGGAGGAAGCAATCTCGTGAGGAGGAGTTCATCTCTGGG AATCGGAATGCTTTCTGGGGATCTGCTCCTGTCCCAGAAGCGACTTTGCAAAAGTACACCAGGAAAGGGAAAACCGATGAAACG ATCAACAAAAATCACATTAGGCTGGTAGAAGTCATGGAACGTGCGGATAAAGCCTCAGAAATGGCCGCGACACAAGCTGCCCGGTTCGACCTTCTTCTCCCAGAGGAAGCGGG GTTTATAGAAGGAGACGAAGATGAAGACACATGTACAATCTCCCAGCAGGATATCGCTGATGCTGTTGATATATCGTCTGGAACCAAG CATTTTGACCTGAATCTGTCTCAATTTGGACCATACCGATTGGATTATAACAAGACTGGTCG TCACCTGCTACTCGGTGGGAAGAGAGGCCACTTGGCTTGTGTCGACTGGCAGTCCAAAAAGCTCATGTGTGAGATAAATGTGATGGAGACAATCACAGATGTACG GTGGCTTCACACCGAGACCATGTTTGCAGTGGCTCAGAAAAAGTGGCTGTACATTTACGATTCCAATGGGATTGAGCTACACTGCATCCGCAAGTTCAATGATGTCCTTCGCATGCAGTTTCTGCCCTACCACTTTTTGCTGGCCACCGCT AGCGCGACAGGCTTCCTACAATATCTTGACGTATCTGTGGGGAAAGAAGTCACTGCCATCTGTACCAAGGCGGGTCGCCTGGATGTGATGTGTCAGAACCCTTACAATGCCATCATCCATCTTGGCCATCCCAATGGCACTGTCACCCTCTGGTCGCCCAGTCAAAAAGAATCCTTTGTCAAGATGCTCTGTCACCACGGTGGAGTGCGCTCCATTGCCGTGGACAAAACGGGAAC ATATATGGTGACGTCAGGCATGGACAAAAAGCTGAAGGTGTTTGACGTCAGAACTTTCCGGCCTATCAATTCTTACTTCCTCCCTTCTGGAGCTTCTTGTCTCTCGCTGAGCCAGCGAGGGCTTCTGTCCGCAGCCACAGGGGATGTCGTCCAG gtTTACAAGGATGTGTGGAAATCTCAAGTGGTTAAACCTTACTTGGCCCACAGAGTACAGGCCGCTGCGTGGGGGCTACAGTTTTGCCCTTTTGAGGATGTGCTCGGCGTCGGTCACGGGAAAGGCTTCACAAGCATGCTCGTACCAG GAGCGGGAGAGCCAAACTTTGACGCCTTAGATTCGAATCCATACCGCACCGCCAAACAAAGGCAGGAATGGGAAGTTAAGGCGCTGCTTGAAAAGATCCATCCGGAGCTTATCACTCTGGATCCCACTGAACTTGGGAAGGTTGATCTTGCAACATTGGAGCAAAGGCACAAAGACCGTGTGGAAGCGCTG GGCTACGATCCTCTTGCCAGAGAGAAATTTGTCCCCAGGAATAAGAAAAAAGGACGCAGCTCAGCAGGGAATTTGGAAAGGCGAAAGATGAAAGTGGCTGATACGGACTTGAGG GACATAATAGTGCAAAGTatggaggacaaaaagaagaTAGAACATGAAAGAAAAGCAAAGGAAACGAAGACGGAACTGTTAGCGAGTCAAAGATCTGCTCtagacagatttaaaaaaaaataa